In one Candidatus Hydrogenedentota bacterium genomic region, the following are encoded:
- a CDS encoding ribonucleotide-diphosphate reductase subunit beta translates to MAPQPYDLTKRINAEDKRLLNCKQVDVNQLMPLKYHWAWEHYLNGCNNNWLPSEVPMQRDIELWKSDALSDAERQVIMRNLGFFSTGESLVGNNIVLAIFKHITNPEARQYLLRQAFEEAVHTHTFHYIVESLGLDEREVFNMYHEVDSIEGKDQFVMKLTADVLRDGFSTETTEGIQQFLKNLVGFYVIMEGIFFYSGFVMILSFLRQNRMTGIGEQFQYILRDETIHLNFGVDLINTIKEENPGVWTPQLQEEICEMIREAVGYEIKYAEDCLPKGILGLNANLFREYVQHIADRRLERIGLRAIYGSRNPFPWMSETIDLSKEKNFFETRVTEYQTAASLEW, encoded by the coding sequence ATGGCGCCGCAGCCCTACGATTTGACGAAGCGGATCAACGCCGAGGACAAGCGTCTGCTGAACTGCAAGCAGGTGGACGTGAACCAGCTCATGCCGCTGAAGTATCACTGGGCGTGGGAGCATTACCTGAACGGCTGCAACAACAACTGGCTGCCGAGCGAAGTGCCGATGCAGCGGGACATCGAGTTGTGGAAGTCAGACGCGTTGAGCGACGCCGAGCGCCAAGTGATTATGCGCAACCTCGGGTTCTTCAGCACGGGCGAGAGCCTGGTGGGGAACAACATCGTGCTGGCCATCTTCAAGCACATCACGAACCCCGAGGCGCGGCAGTATCTCCTGCGGCAGGCATTCGAGGAGGCCGTGCACACCCACACGTTCCATTACATCGTCGAATCGCTCGGCCTGGACGAGCGCGAAGTGTTCAACATGTACCACGAAGTGGACTCGATCGAGGGCAAGGACCAGTTCGTGATGAAACTGACGGCGGACGTGCTGCGCGACGGGTTTTCGACGGAAACGACGGAGGGCATCCAGCAGTTTTTGAAGAACCTCGTCGGGTTCTATGTGATCATGGAGGGGATCTTTTTTTACAGCGGGTTCGTGATGATCCTTTCGTTCCTCCGGCAGAACCGCATGACGGGCATCGGCGAGCAGTTCCAGTACATCCTGCGGGACGAGACGATTCACCTGAACTTCGGCGTCGATCTCATCAACACGATCAAGGAAGAGAATCCGGGCGTTTGGACGCCGCAGTTGCAGGAAGAAATCTGCGAGATGATCCGCGAAGCTGTGGGATACGAAATTAAATATGCGGAGGATTGCCTGCCGAAAGGTATTTTGGGCTTGAATGCGAACCTGTTCCGCGAGTATGTTCAACACATCGCCGATCGCCGGCTTGAGCGGATCGGGTTACGTGCGATTTACGGATCGCGCAATCCGTTCCCGTGGATGAGCGAGACGATCGACCTGAGCAAAGAGAAGAATTTCTTCGAGACGCGCGTGACGGAGTACCAGACGGCGGCGAGTCTCGAATGGTAG
- a CDS encoding ribonucleoside-diphosphate reductase subunit alpha, producing the protein MVRVGPLAEGRTRDRCGRRNSGVIEAQAAQTVTKRDGRTVSFDGERILRAIEKAFKADLSLEPNDRLDEVTAIRATEISNAVIEDALNRAAGGEDLDVESIQDSVERHLMKAGYYTVARRYIVYREDRKKARALRGDTTLGGLPQAEYHVTAPDGSRERLQPNRIRRKLIEASQGYEALVAVEQMNDEVIQSLYDGISPNEIAKACIFAAKARIERDPAYTYVAARLLLNVIYSEVLPSGVEVGSVEAVHRSQFKHYLAEGVKLERLSPALLEFDIERIAGALDIERDLQFTYMGLQTLYDRYLIHNRGRRIETPQYFWMRVAMGLAINEGAQKEDRAIEFYEVLSRFLFTSSTPTLFNSGTLHPQLSSCYLSTIEDDLEHIFKVISDDARLSKWAGGLGNDWTNVRATGGYIKGTNGQSQGVIPFLKVANDTAVAVNQGGKRKGAMCAYIETWHLDIEDFLELRKNTGDERRRTHDMHTANWIPDLFMKRVAAESHWTLFNPYETPDLHHLYGAAFEQRYLEYEAMAERGEMRQHKRVEALTLWRKMLSMLFETGHPWITFKDPSNIRSPQDHAGVVHCSNLCTEILLNTSADETAVCNLGSINLGAHTTANGLDEELLAGTVRTAVRMLDNVIDINYYPTAEARNANLKHRPIGLGIMGFQDALYHQDISYASEAAVEFADRSMEMISYYAILASTELAAERGKYPSYEGSKWSRGLLPIDTVALLARERGGDVDVDTSAAMDWAVVRAAIAKNGMRNSNTMAIAPTATISNITGVTQSIEPMYRHLFAKSNLSGEFTWVNTYLVNDLKTLGLWDAEMVEDLKYFDGSLSEIERVPEHIKQKYVTAFEMDSMWLVECASRRQKWIDMGQSLNLYLATPSGKKLNEMYLLAWRKGLKTTYYLRSLGATQVEKSTLDINKRGIQPRWMKSKSASSNIAVQRDDNDAPAQASAPKVCSILDPDCEACQ; encoded by the coding sequence ATTGTACGGGTCGGTCCCCTAGCGGAGGGGCGGACCCGAGACCGTTGCGGAAGGAGGAATTCGGGAGTGATCGAGGCACAGGCGGCACAGACGGTTACCAAGCGGGACGGGCGGACGGTCTCGTTCGATGGGGAGCGCATCCTTCGCGCGATCGAGAAGGCATTCAAGGCGGACCTGTCGCTCGAGCCGAACGACCGGCTCGATGAAGTGACGGCTATTCGTGCTACGGAGATTTCGAATGCCGTGATCGAGGACGCGCTGAACCGCGCGGCGGGCGGGGAAGACCTCGATGTCGAGTCGATTCAGGACTCGGTCGAGCGGCACCTGATGAAGGCGGGCTACTACACGGTTGCGCGCCGGTACATCGTCTATCGCGAAGACCGCAAAAAGGCACGCGCGCTGCGGGGCGACACGACGCTGGGCGGGTTGCCGCAGGCGGAATATCACGTCACCGCGCCGGACGGTTCGCGCGAGCGCCTTCAACCCAACCGCATCCGCCGCAAATTGATCGAGGCGTCGCAGGGGTACGAGGCCCTGGTCGCCGTCGAGCAGATGAATGACGAGGTCATTCAGTCGCTGTACGACGGGATATCGCCGAACGAGATAGCGAAGGCGTGCATTTTCGCGGCGAAGGCGCGGATCGAGCGCGATCCGGCGTACACCTACGTCGCGGCGCGATTGTTGCTCAATGTCATTTATTCGGAAGTATTGCCGTCGGGTGTGGAAGTCGGCTCGGTCGAGGCGGTACACCGTTCGCAATTCAAGCATTATCTCGCCGAGGGCGTGAAGTTGGAACGCCTGAGTCCGGCGCTGCTGGAGTTCGATATCGAGCGCATCGCGGGGGCGCTCGATATCGAACGCGATTTGCAGTTCACGTACATGGGTTTGCAGACGCTGTACGACCGCTATCTCATTCACAACCGCGGGCGGCGCATCGAGACGCCGCAGTATTTCTGGATGCGCGTGGCGATGGGGCTTGCGATCAACGAAGGCGCGCAGAAAGAAGACCGCGCGATCGAATTCTACGAGGTGCTGTCGCGCTTCCTGTTCACATCGAGCACGCCGACGCTGTTCAACAGCGGGACGCTGCATCCGCAACTCAGTTCGTGCTACTTGTCGACGATCGAGGACGATCTCGAGCACATCTTCAAGGTGATTTCCGACGATGCGCGGTTGTCGAAATGGGCCGGCGGCCTCGGGAACGATTGGACCAACGTGCGCGCGACCGGGGGCTATATCAAGGGGACGAACGGGCAGAGCCAGGGCGTGATTCCGTTCCTGAAAGTCGCGAACGACACGGCGGTTGCGGTGAACCAGGGGGGCAAGCGCAAGGGCGCGATGTGCGCGTACATCGAGACGTGGCACCTCGATATCGAGGACTTCCTCGAACTGCGCAAGAACACCGGCGACGAGCGGCGCCGCACGCACGACATGCACACGGCGAACTGGATTCCCGATCTGTTCATGAAGCGCGTTGCCGCGGAATCGCACTGGACGCTGTTCAATCCGTACGAGACGCCGGACTTGCATCACTTGTACGGCGCGGCGTTCGAACAGCGCTACCTCGAATACGAGGCGATGGCCGAGCGCGGGGAAATGCGCCAGCACAAGCGCGTTGAAGCGTTGACGCTGTGGCGCAAGATGCTGTCGATGCTGTTCGAGACGGGGCATCCGTGGATCACGTTCAAGGACCCTTCGAACATTCGTTCGCCGCAGGACCATGCGGGTGTGGTGCATTGCTCGAACCTGTGCACGGAGATTCTGCTGAATACGTCCGCGGACGAGACGGCGGTGTGCAACCTCGGTTCGATCAACCTCGGCGCGCACACGACGGCGAACGGACTGGATGAAGAACTGCTTGCGGGCACTGTGCGCACGGCGGTGCGCATGCTCGACAACGTCATCGACATCAACTACTACCCGACGGCGGAAGCGCGAAACGCGAACCTGAAGCACCGGCCCATCGGCCTCGGCATCATGGGCTTCCAGGACGCGTTGTACCACCAGGACATCAGCTACGCGAGCGAAGCGGCGGTCGAGTTTGCTGACCGCAGCATGGAGATGATCTCGTACTACGCGATCCTCGCGTCGACGGAACTGGCCGCGGAGCGCGGGAAGTATCCGAGCTACGAGGGATCGAAGTGGAGCCGCGGGCTGTTGCCGATAGACACGGTCGCGTTGCTGGCGCGGGAGCGCGGCGGCGACGTAGATGTTGATACCTCCGCGGCGATGGACTGGGCAGTGGTGCGCGCGGCCATTGCGAAGAACGGCATGCGCAACAGCAACACAATGGCGATCGCGCCGACGGCGACGATCTCGAACATCACCGGCGTGACGCAGTCAATCGAGCCGATGTACCGTCACCTTTTCGCGAAGTCGAACCTCAGCGGCGAGTTCACATGGGTGAATACGTATTTGGTGAACGACCTGAAAACGCTCGGTTTGTGGGACGCGGAAATGGTCGAGGACCTGAAGTATTTCGACGGGAGCCTGTCGGAAATCGAGCGCGTGCCGGAGCACATCAAACAGAAATACGTGACGGCGTTCGAGATGGATTCGATGTGGCTGGTCGAGTGTGCGAGCCGGCGGCAGAAGTGGATCGACATGGGCCAGTCGCTGAACCTCTACCTGGCGACGCCGAGCGGCAAGAAATTGAACGAGATGTATTTGCTGGCGTGGCGCAAGGGCCTGAAAACGACGTACTACCTGCGCAGCCTCGGCGCGACACAGGTGGAGAAGTCGACGCTGGACATAAACAAGCGCGGCATTCAGCCCCGTTGGATGAAGAGCAAGTCGGCGTCGTCGAATATTGCCGTGCAGCGGGACGACAACGATGCGCCCGCGCAGGCGTCCGCGCCGAAGGTGTGCAGCATTTTGGATCCGGATTGCGAGGCGTGCCAATAA